From Eptesicus fuscus isolate TK198812 chromosome 22, DD_ASM_mEF_20220401, whole genome shotgun sequence, a single genomic window includes:
- the TTC24 gene encoding LOW QUALITY PROTEIN: tetratricopeptide repeat protein 24 (The sequence of the model RefSeq protein was modified relative to this genomic sequence to represent the inferred CDS: deleted 1 base in 1 codon): MSSPNPEETPQEPETEPPSSKEKKKKSKCQQHEARIQVLTRAGHRALLARQNHEALTSFQRAFLLASKASRERDTPMLRACAFNLGAAYVETGDPARGLELLLRAQPEEKAQGRCHGDQCFNVALAYQALGNLPQALAWYHRALDHYQPLGDQGQAQAKMGACYQALGQPELAAQCLQGASQAYAQAGQPRAAALALGAAAGCMLKSGRHGLGEVVQVLEESWRLAGMSTERRLLGQLYNDLGLGYSQLQLFPLAVEAFLQALPLCRGPGEEATVLRNLGMAHNALGNYQEAREFHQKAADLHGSVGQRWEQGRSFGSLAFALSQLGDHKAARDNYLHALQAAQDTGDVKGQWQACEGLGAAAARLGQHDQALKYYKEALAQCQKEPDSVRERLVAKLADAMRTHLAQGGLDPTHSPISAPGKPQPPGGACPAGTPARLGRSPAEAKHRPLGGWKDKALEEGHEEKEEDGFMKVPYDWAGLYRDWRGSPGPRGHLPFETNPRPPRMECSGILVPSGPQANDPPAEVIPTAQGNLQQGPTKETHHIWLLHDHVTPPYWPQRYLLNIHT; the protein is encoded by the exons ATGTCTTCCCCGAACCCTGAGGAAACCCCACAAGAGCCTGAGACCGAGCCCCCAAGCtccaaggagaaaaagaagaaaagcaagtgtCAACAGCATGAGGCCCGCATCCAAGTCCTCACCAGGGCTGGCCACAGGGCCCTGCTGGCTCGCCAGAACCATGAGGCCTTGACCAGCTTCCAGAGGGCCTTCCTCCTGGCCTCCAAGGCCTCACGAGAAAGGGACACTCCTATGCTCCGGGCCTGTGCCTTCAACCTGGGGGCTGCCTACGTGGAGACCGGGGACCCAGCCAGAGGCCTTGAGCTGCTCCTAAGGGCCCAACCTGAAGAGAAGGCACAGGGCAGGTGTCATGGTGACCAGTGTTTCAATGTGGCTTTGGCCTACCAAGCCCTGGGCAACCTGCCTCAAGCGCTGGCCTGGTACCACAGGGCCCTGGACCACTATCAGCCCCTCGGGGACCAGGGCCAAGCCCAGGCAAAAATGGGAGCCTGCTACCAGGCTCTGGGACAGCCTGAGCTGGCAGCCCAGTGCTTGCAGGGAGCAAGCCAGGCCTATGCCCAAGCTGGGCAGCCccgggctgcagccctggctttggggGCTGCGGCGGGGTGTATGCTGAAGAGCGGGCGGCACGGCCTGGGTGAAGTGGTGCAGGTGCTGGAGGAGAGCTGGAGGCTGGCGGGGATGAGTACTGAGCGGCGGCTGCTTG GGCAGCTCTATAATGACCTAGGCCTGGGCTACTCCCAGCTCCAGCTGTTCCCACTAGCAGTCGAGGCCTTCCTGCAGGCCTTGCCCTTGTGCCgggggccaggagaggaggccaCGGTGCTGAGGAACCTTGGGATGGCCCACAATGCCCTTGGCAACTATCAGGAAGCCCGTGAGTTTCACCAGAAAGCTGCTGACCTGCATG GTTCTGTGGGGCAGCGGTGGGAGCAAGGCCGGAGCTTTGGCAGCCTGGCATTTGCACTGAGCCAGCTGGGGGACCACAAGGCCGCCAGAGACAACTACCTACATGCCCTGCAGGCTGCCCAGGACACTG GGGACGTGAAGGGGCAGTGGCAGGCCTGCGAGGGCCTGGGGGCTGCTGCAGCCAGACTGGGGCAGCATGACCAGGCCTTGAAGTACTACAAGGAAGCGCTGGCCCAGTGTCAG aaggAGCCAGATTCTGTGCGAGAACGGCTGGTGGCCAAGCTGGCGGATGCCATGAGGACCCACTTGGCTCAGGGTGGGCTGGACCCAACTCACTCCCCG ATCTCAGCTCCAGGGAAGCCTCAGCCCCCAGGCGGGGCCTGCCCAGCTGGGACTCCAGCCAGACTGGGAAGGAGCCCAGCAGAAGCAAAACACAG ACCTTTGGGTGGGTGGAAAGACAAAGCGTTGGAGGAGGGCCacgaggagaaggaggaagacgGCTTCATGAAAGTTCCCTATGACTGGGCTGGCTTGTACAGGGACTGGCGTGGGA GTCCTGGACCTAGGGGCCATCTCCCATTT GAgaccaacccccgcccccccagaatGGAGTGCTCTGGCATCCTGGTACCCAGTGGCCCCCAAGCCAATGA